A single window of Candidatus Rhabdochlamydia oedothoracis DNA harbors:
- a CDS encoding amino acid permease has translation MKQGSVLGGALLVAGSCIGAGMLALPIVTGMAGFFYSTILFFLAWSFMTSTALLLVETNSWFHERMNFLSLLDRIIGKSFKAIGWVTYLFLFYALLVAYISGTGTLFASFFYSFFNLQIPDWTGSVALIVLFGWVVYLGTRSVDLCNRFLMSIKIIFFGLLVLFSINYVNPQLLLHVDFMYAPKSFPLLIIAFGFQNMVPSLTNYMKGDLKRVRLSIVMGSLIAFAVYLIWEFIVLGILPLDQIMESLQTGRDSSQGLSLFLNLTQVKIWAGGLAFFAILTSFFSQALSLVHFLSDGFKVRCKKHESLSLCLLAFSPPLLFALCYPQFFFRALSFAGGICAVILYGILPVIMVWVGRYHKAMKGAYQFPFGKLSLVLVFIVAVSVLLLQIVNMLGSNSV, from the coding sequence ATGAAACAAGGCAGTGTTCTGGGAGGGGCTTTGCTCGTTGCGGGAAGCTGTATTGGAGCTGGTATGTTAGCCTTGCCTATAGTGACGGGAATGGCTGGTTTTTTCTACTCCACTATTTTGTTTTTCCTCGCTTGGAGTTTTATGACTTCTACAGCTTTATTACTTGTAGAAACAAATAGTTGGTTTCATGAGCGAATGAATTTTTTATCCCTTTTGGATCGAATCATCGGAAAATCTTTTAAGGCAATCGGTTGGGTTACTTATCTTTTTCTCTTTTATGCATTACTAGTTGCCTATATTTCTGGTACTGGCACATTATTTGCTTCTTTTTTTTATTCCTTTTTTAATCTGCAGATTCCCGATTGGACAGGATCTGTAGCATTAATTGTATTGTTTGGATGGGTTGTCTATTTAGGAACAAGAAGTGTTGATTTGTGCAACCGTTTTCTTATGTCAATTAAAATTATTTTTTTTGGGCTTCTTGTATTATTTAGCATAAACTATGTCAACCCTCAGTTACTTTTGCATGTAGATTTTATGTATGCGCCGAAGTCTTTTCCTTTACTCATTATTGCATTTGGATTTCAAAATATGGTTCCCTCTCTTACCAATTATATGAAAGGAGACTTAAAGCGTGTTCGTCTTTCTATTGTTATGGGCAGCTTAATAGCATTTGCAGTCTACTTAATTTGGGAATTTATTGTGTTAGGCATTCTTCCTTTAGATCAAATTATGGAGTCTTTACAAACAGGAAGAGACTCTTCACAGGGGCTTTCTTTATTTTTGAATCTTACTCAAGTTAAAATATGGGCTGGAGGGCTAGCCTTTTTTGCTATTCTAACTTCTTTTTTTTCTCAGGCATTGAGCTTAGTGCATTTTTTATCTGATGGGTTTAAGGTTAGGTGTAAAAAGCACGAGTCTTTAAGCCTTTGCCTGCTTGCTTTCTCTCCTCCTTTACTTTTTGCTCTTTGCTATCCGCAGTTTTTTTTTAGAGCTTTGAGTTTTGCAGGGGGGATTTGTGCAGTGATCCTTTATGGGATTTTACCAGTGATTATGGTATGGGTTGGTCGCTATCATAAGGCAATGAAAGGGGCTTATCAATTTCCTTTTGGTAAACTTTCTTTGGTTTTAGTATTTATTGTTGCTGTTTCTGTTCTTCTTTTACAGATAGTGAATATGCTAGGATCAAACAGCGTTTAA
- a CDS encoding FAD-dependent thymidylate synthase has translation MTEGYEEFTDSQIKILQRYVTHTTSNIFCLRNLPEVIKGALFSRYSRSSLGLRSLLLKDFILNEETAFVAITGTQVDLDQKQVEDQIIGIKKAQNFYDRILDGYGDDSIGELGGGHLAIENISMISAKIIEDARIGGSPLEKSTRYIYFDQKIDGKYLFYREPILLASAFRETYLQTCNSLFETYSSLIPPLMGQMEKKFPKEHDVSKVAYAAALRAKVLDCLRGLLPVSTLTNMGIYGNGRFFEYLIQKLNSHNLAEVQDIGRKSFQELNKILPSFVRRADLNHKYQLSFTQFREQMGNTLKLLASRHSVGLDKMEHAGVRLIGYEEESPIKVAAALLFEHCHAGLFELQEHCKNLSTEELNHILDSASNFRENRRHKSPRALEHATFTFEIVADFGVYRDLQRHRMLTQERQIITCDFGYFIPHEILDTEMEKPYREAMERAKKVYDKIAEEFSEEAQYVAPMAFNMHWYFHVNLRLLQWLCELRSAPAGHPTYRFIAQEMAKQVCHVLPIFERFFKFVDYEGYELGRLDQEIRIIEKKTAKGSG, from the coding sequence ATGACCGAAGGTTACGAAGAATTCACAGATAGTCAAATTAAAATCCTTCAAAGATATGTAACTCATACTACAAGTAATATTTTTTGTTTACGAAATTTACCAGAAGTAATTAAAGGAGCTTTATTTTCTCGCTATTCTAGATCTAGTTTAGGGCTGAGATCTTTATTGCTTAAAGATTTTATCCTTAATGAGGAAACTGCCTTTGTAGCGATTACAGGGACTCAAGTGGATTTAGATCAGAAACAAGTAGAAGATCAGATCATAGGAATCAAAAAAGCGCAAAACTTTTACGATCGGATTTTAGATGGCTATGGTGATGATTCTATTGGAGAATTAGGTGGGGGACATCTTGCTATTGAAAATATTTCTATGATTTCAGCTAAGATTATAGAAGATGCTCGAATTGGTGGATCTCCTTTAGAAAAATCTACTCGTTATATTTATTTTGATCAAAAAATAGACGGAAAATATTTGTTTTATCGAGAGCCTATTCTACTAGCATCAGCATTTCGTGAAACGTATTTGCAAACTTGTAACTCGTTATTTGAAACCTATTCTTCTTTAATACCTCCTTTAATGGGGCAAATGGAAAAAAAATTCCCTAAGGAGCACGATGTTTCCAAAGTGGCCTATGCAGCTGCTTTGCGTGCTAAGGTTCTTGATTGTTTGAGAGGACTTTTGCCTGTAAGCACACTGACAAATATGGGGATATATGGAAATGGGAGATTTTTTGAATATTTAATCCAGAAATTAAATAGCCATAATTTGGCTGAAGTACAAGATATCGGTAGAAAAAGCTTTCAGGAGCTGAATAAAATCCTTCCCTCCTTTGTTCGAAGGGCTGACCTTAATCATAAATATCAGCTTAGCTTTACACAGTTTCGTGAGCAGATGGGCAATACATTAAAACTGCTAGCTTCTAGGCACTCTGTTGGTTTAGATAAAATGGAGCATGCAGGGGTGAGATTGATTGGTTATGAAGAAGAATCTCCTATAAAAGTAGCAGCGGCTTTATTATTTGAGCATTGTCATGCAGGATTATTTGAGTTACAAGAGCACTGTAAAAATCTTTCTACAGAGGAATTAAATCACATTTTAGATTCAGCCTCTAATTTCCGTGAGAATAGAAGACATAAATCTCCTAGAGCTTTGGAACATGCAACATTTACTTTTGAAATAGTAGCTGATTTTGGTGTATATCGCGATCTTCAACGCCATCGAATGCTCACTCAAGAAAGACAAATTATTACCTGTGATTTTGGTTATTTTATTCCCCATGAAATTTTAGATACAGAGATGGAAAAACCCTATAGAGAAGCGATGGAAAGAGCTAAAAAAGTTTATGATAAAATTGCAGAAGAATTTTCTGAAGAAGCGCAGTATGTAGCTCCTATGGCTTTTAATATGCATTGGTATTTTCATGTAAATCTGCGCTTGCTTCAATGGCTTTGCGAACTGCGTTCTGCTCCAGCAGGTCATCCTACCTATCGATTTATTGCGCAAGAGATGGCAAAACAAGTATGTCATGTCTTGCCTATTTTTGAGCGTTTTTTCAAATTTGTGGATTATGAAGGATATGAACTAGGTCGTTTAGATCAAGAGATTCGAATTATTGAGAAGAAGACGGCTAAAGGCTCTGGATGA
- a CDS encoding IS630 family transposase: MKKLIPSQIADLEHKLKHPKDYSERNRLCVILGYDEGISTKNLAKTLRISPITVQEYLREYDSENKTGSSPRGGSKSKPSQDQTESLLKHLQEKTYLKVKGIIAYVHEQYGIKYSQSGMTDWLIQHGFAYKRPKKIPGKLDPEKQRIFIEQYRALKETLNPDEEIYFIDAVHPEHQSQAVCGWIKKGVQKTLQTSGKQLRLHFAAALCLTGMKIFTEEYKTVDADAMLDFFKKLEKQTEARIIHVILDNARSNKNKKLEEFLMSSRIKVHYLPPYSPNLNPIERLWKILKEKTVYNRYYETSVTFFQAIRGFFLEEIPKITDILKCRINDKFQVVDLNPIKLAV; encoded by the coding sequence ATGAAAAAACTGATCCCTAGCCAGATAGCTGACTTAGAACACAAGTTAAAGCATCCAAAAGACTATTCTGAACGGAATAGGCTTTGTGTAATTTTGGGCTATGATGAGGGTATCTCAACAAAAAATCTTGCTAAAACACTCCGGATAAGCCCTATCACTGTTCAGGAATACCTCAGAGAATATGATTCCGAAAATAAAACTGGAAGTAGCCCTCGAGGCGGTAGCAAATCAAAACCTTCACAAGACCAAACAGAGTCTCTACTAAAACACCTACAGGAAAAGACCTATCTTAAAGTCAAAGGGATCATAGCTTATGTGCATGAGCAATATGGGATAAAATATTCCCAAAGTGGCATGACAGATTGGCTCATACAGCACGGATTTGCTTATAAACGTCCTAAAAAGATTCCTGGGAAATTAGATCCTGAAAAACAACGAATTTTCATAGAACAATATAGGGCTTTAAAGGAGACCTTAAACCCTGATGAAGAGATCTATTTCATAGATGCTGTGCATCCTGAACATCAGTCCCAAGCCGTATGTGGATGGATCAAAAAAGGCGTTCAAAAGACTTTGCAGACATCCGGGAAACAATTGCGATTGCATTTTGCTGCAGCTCTTTGCCTGACAGGAATGAAGATTTTTACAGAGGAATATAAGACAGTTGATGCCGATGCAATGCTCGATTTTTTCAAGAAGCTAGAAAAACAGACAGAGGCTCGAATTATTCATGTAATTTTGGATAATGCGAGATCAAACAAAAATAAGAAACTAGAAGAGTTTCTGATGTCTTCTAGGATTAAAGTGCACTATCTCCCTCCTTATTCGCCGAATTTGAATCCTATTGAACGCTTGTGGAAGATCTTAAAGGAAAAGACGGTATACAATCGATATTACGAAACGTCGGTGACTTTTTTTCAGGCAATTAGAGGATTCTTCTTAGAAGAGATACCGAAAATAACAGATATTTTGAAATGTAGGATAAACGACAAGTTTCAAGTCGTTGACTTAAATCCCATTAAGCTAGCCGTTTGA
- a CDS encoding transposase has protein sequence MEEKYPFAQRIVVICDNAAYYRSKIVANYLKTSRVEIKFLPPYSPDLNLIERLWRFMNKKVRNNRYTEMH, from the coding sequence TTGGAAGAAAAGTATCCTTTTGCACAAAGAATCGTGGTTATATGCGATAACGCTGCCTACTATAGGTCAAAAATCGTTGCAAATTACCTAAAAACATCCAGAGTAGAAATCAAATTCTTGCCTCCTTATTCTCCCGATCTCAATCTGATTGAACGCCTTTGGCGATTCATGAATAAAAAAGTCCGCAATAATCGATATACTGAAATGCATTAG
- a CDS encoding IS110 family transposase, whose product MKHYIGLDVSMKRTFICILNEQGKIVHEGSEKTDPDLLADYFSKRDFQEIVVGFESGCLSHYLVTGFRKRAIDPLCMDARKLSTILALKINKTDKNDARGIAEALRSGMYTRVHCKPQDSVEKSILLVSRRALIKQQTQLKNTVRGLLKSYGIRLGSVGSKRFSSVVVKQIEKQEKSIVLSITSLLNTFDKVVEEVEKLDKEMLKLVSQDKEVQRLMTIPGVGPVTALTYKTEIFDPTRFNDSKSVGAYLGMTPKQYASGEVQRQGRISKCGSSELRSLLVEAGIVMLTRSKKWSKLKAWGLKIMRKKGMKKAALAVGRKLSVIMHKMLIEQKEFIYGEPKAA is encoded by the coding sequence ATGAAGCATTATATTGGATTAGATGTATCAATGAAAAGAACTTTTATCTGTATATTAAATGAACAAGGTAAGATTGTCCATGAAGGTTCAGAAAAAACAGATCCTGATTTACTAGCAGATTATTTTTCCAAAAGAGATTTTCAAGAAATCGTTGTTGGCTTTGAAAGTGGATGTTTATCTCATTACCTAGTCACAGGATTTAGAAAAAGAGCTATAGATCCCCTATGTATGGATGCAAGGAAGCTGAGTACGATTCTTGCTTTGAAAATAAATAAGACAGACAAAAATGATGCACGAGGAATCGCAGAAGCCCTTCGATCAGGTATGTATACACGAGTACACTGTAAGCCCCAAGATTCAGTAGAAAAAAGCATTTTGTTAGTTTCCAGAAGAGCGCTAATTAAACAGCAAACGCAGTTAAAAAATACTGTAAGGGGCTTGCTTAAAAGTTACGGAATACGATTGGGATCTGTGGGATCCAAAAGATTTTCGTCTGTGGTTGTAAAGCAGATAGAAAAACAGGAAAAAAGTATTGTTCTGAGCATAACCTCTCTATTAAATACCTTTGATAAGGTAGTTGAGGAAGTAGAAAAACTGGATAAAGAAATGCTTAAGCTGGTCAGTCAAGATAAAGAAGTACAACGGCTTATGACAATCCCTGGCGTAGGACCTGTAACAGCATTAACCTATAAAACAGAAATTTTTGATCCCACTCGTTTTAACGATTCTAAATCAGTAGGAGCCTATCTTGGTATGACGCCTAAACAGTATGCCTCCGGAGAGGTGCAAAGACAGGGAAGAATTTCAAAATGTGGATCCAGTGAACTTAGATCTCTATTAGTTGAAGCCGGAATAGTAATGCTGACACGAAGTAAGAAATGGAGCAAGCTAAAAGCTTGGGGATTAAAAATCATGAGAAAAAAAGGAATGAAGAAAGCCGCCTTAGCAGTAGGTAGAAAGTTATCCGTAATTATGCATAAGATGCTGATTGAACAAAAAGAATTTATTTACGGTGAGCCAAAGGCAGCTTAA
- the hemB gene encoding porphobilinogen synthase, translating to MLIKRPHRNRKTVAIRSLLAETVLLPSDFVLPVFVTTEKEKKSIFNMPGIFAWPLEKLTKEAETWHGKGILAIALFPTIPHEYKDPNATYALQEKGLIPQALQKLKKEIPSLCVITDIALDPFTSHGHDGIINEQKEILNDKTVSILSQMALLHAQFGADLVAPSDMMDGRIRAIRTVLDKHFFHQIGILAYTAKYASCLYSPFRGAVGSHLQHGDKKSYQMNPANAREAIRQALLDEEQGADILMVKPALYYLDIITKMKAALSLPICAYHVSGEYAMIMAAEEKGILQAKEVFQEAMLSIKRAGADFIFSYAVPLLFP from the coding sequence ATGTTGATTAAAAGACCTCACCGCAATCGAAAAACCGTAGCCATCCGCTCTCTTCTAGCAGAAACGGTATTGCTTCCCAGTGACTTTGTCTTACCTGTTTTTGTTACAACAGAAAAGGAAAAAAAGAGCATTTTCAATATGCCAGGTATATTTGCTTGGCCCCTAGAAAAACTCACTAAAGAAGCAGAAACCTGGCATGGTAAAGGAATTTTAGCAATCGCTTTATTTCCTACTATTCCCCATGAATATAAAGACCCAAATGCTACTTATGCGCTCCAAGAAAAAGGATTAATACCCCAAGCTCTACAGAAATTAAAAAAAGAAATCCCTTCTTTATGTGTAATTACCGATATCGCATTGGATCCTTTCACCTCTCATGGACACGATGGTATTATCAATGAACAGAAAGAAATCCTTAACGATAAGACGGTTTCCATTCTTTCCCAAATGGCTCTTTTACACGCCCAATTCGGCGCTGATTTAGTAGCTCCTAGCGATATGATGGATGGTCGTATCAGAGCAATCCGAACCGTGTTAGACAAACACTTTTTTCATCAAATTGGAATTTTAGCTTATACAGCCAAGTACGCTTCTTGTCTCTATTCTCCCTTTCGCGGTGCAGTAGGTTCTCATTTGCAACACGGAGACAAAAAAAGCTATCAAATGAATCCAGCAAATGCTCGAGAAGCAATCCGCCAAGCTCTATTAGACGAAGAACAAGGAGCTGATATTCTTATGGTAAAACCCGCGCTTTACTATTTAGATATCATTACTAAAATGAAAGCAGCGCTTTCTCTGCCTATTTGTGCCTATCACGTCAGCGGAGAATATGCTATGATCATGGCTGCTGAAGAAAAAGGGATTTTACAAGCAAAAGAGGTCTTTCAAGAAGCCATGCTCAGTATTAAACGAGCAGGAGCTGATTTTATTTTCAGCTATGCGGTTCCTCTATTATTCCCTTAG